One genomic segment of Petrotoga sp. 9PW.55.5.1 includes these proteins:
- a CDS encoding MFS transporter, with protein MGNEKLSLRSKLFYGSGDIFGGGAFNIINFFYAIFLTDVVGLKMQYIAPILLIGRIWDAVTDPMMGFITDNTRTRFGRRRPYFLVGTFLIFIAFFTLWYPVTFPNQLGRFLYALFAYLAFTTVFTMVMTPYTALGAELTLDYNERTSLNSYRLAFSLASGLACAVIPMLIVNSFSDIRVGYIAMATVFGLLFSIPWIGVFMFTSERRYFSSEKVHFNFLNMFFEPFKIRTFRLLIAMYLFAYLSIDVVSTIFAYYTKYYIGNEGLLPIALGALFIAEIIFIPFYAFLAKRLSKNISYIVGAIVWCVAGMILFTFSPEVSTFQVVIMAAIIGAGVSAVAVMPHTIFGDVTDVAELKFGKREEGALSGLMTFIRKVASGLAVAGVTFSLGVAGFVNPINGIEQVQPDSFLFSLRFIIAFVPIILLILGIIAAIKYPLNSKKHAKLVEYLEAKRENKPIDKSLEKEISDLKRELI; from the coding sequence ATGGGAAACGAAAAACTATCGCTAAGATCTAAATTATTTTATGGTTCCGGGGATATTTTTGGTGGTGGAGCATTTAACATTATTAATTTTTTTTATGCGATATTTCTCACGGATGTAGTTGGCTTAAAGATGCAATATATTGCTCCAATTTTACTGATAGGTCGAATATGGGATGCAGTTACAGATCCAATGATGGGATTTATTACCGATAATACAAGAACAAGATTTGGTAGGAGAAGACCTTACTTTTTAGTAGGGACTTTTTTAATTTTTATAGCTTTTTTCACACTTTGGTATCCTGTTACTTTTCCTAACCAATTAGGAAGATTCTTATATGCTCTTTTTGCGTATTTAGCTTTTACAACTGTTTTTACAATGGTAATGACACCTTATACCGCTTTAGGTGCAGAATTAACCTTGGATTATAACGAAAGAACATCACTAAATTCATATAGATTAGCCTTTTCTTTAGCTTCTGGTTTAGCATGTGCAGTTATTCCTATGTTGATTGTAAACTCATTCTCTGATATCAGAGTTGGGTATATTGCTATGGCTACAGTTTTTGGATTGCTATTTTCCATACCATGGATTGGAGTTTTTATGTTCACAAGTGAAAGAAGATATTTTTCAAGCGAAAAAGTTCATTTTAATTTTTTAAATATGTTTTTTGAACCTTTTAAAATTCGAACATTTAGACTATTGATCGCAATGTATTTATTCGCTTATTTATCAATAGATGTTGTGTCTACCATATTTGCGTATTATACAAAATATTATATTGGAAATGAAGGACTTCTTCCTATTGCTTTGGGAGCTCTTTTTATTGCAGAAATAATTTTTATTCCTTTTTATGCTTTCCTTGCCAAAAGACTATCTAAAAACATTTCCTATATAGTGGGTGCAATTGTTTGGTGTGTTGCTGGAATGATTCTTTTTACCTTTTCACCCGAAGTTTCTACCTTCCAAGTTGTTATTATGGCTGCAATTATAGGAGCTGGAGTTTCAGCTGTTGCAGTAATGCCTCATACTATTTTTGGAGATGTAACTGATGTTGCTGAGTTAAAGTTTGGTAAGAGAGAAGAAGGAGCTTTGAGCGGGTTAATGACTTTCATTAGAAAGGTTGCCTCAGGTTTAGCTGTAGCGGGAGTAACTTTTTCTTTGGGAGTTGCTGGTTTTGTTAATCCTATAAATGGAATTGAGCAAGTTCAACCTGATTCTTTTTTGTTTTCTTTAAGATTTATCATTGCTTTCGTTCCAATAATATTACTAATTTTAGGAATAATAGCCGCTATCAAATATCCTTTGAATTCTAAAAAACATGCTAAACTTGTAGAATATTTAGAAGCTAAAAGAGAAAACAAACCTATTGATAAGTCTTTGGAAAAAGAGATATCTGATTTAAAAAGAGAATTGATTTAA
- a CDS encoding UxaA family hydrolase, whose product MAEYKFLVHKEGDSVGVASDDLKPGEKIKGRVLEGNKEYEITVLDEIVLGHKISLKDIEKDEEIIEYGEKTGIATKTIKIGEEVHVHNIKSRRWGGSK is encoded by the coding sequence ATGGCAGAATACAAATTTCTAGTACATAAAGAAGGAGATAGTGTTGGAGTTGCAAGTGATGATTTAAAGCCGGGAGAAAAAATAAAAGGAAGAGTTTTGGAAGGAAACAAGGAATATGAAATAACAGTATTAGATGAAATAGTATTGGGTCACAAAATTTCCTTGAAAGATATTGAAAAAGATGAAGAAATAATCGAATACGGAGAAAAAACAGGAATAGCTACAAAAACAATTAAAATAGGAGAAGAAGTACACGTACATAATATTAAAAGTAGAAGATGGGGAGGTAGCAAATAA
- a CDS encoding DUF503 domain-containing protein, producing the protein MFCIKIELKIKLFGINSLKEKRSIVKSLLNDLRKKYNVSALEGNYNDSKNHLGIFISSLSQSQDYLLNLMDNIENEIENFQGLEVEEDDYIIF; encoded by the coding sequence ATGTTTTGCATCAAAATTGAATTAAAAATAAAATTATTTGGTATAAATTCATTAAAAGAGAAAAGATCAATCGTCAAGAGTTTACTTAACGATCTTAGAAAAAAATACAATGTTTCAGCTTTGGAAGGGAATTATAATGATTCCAAAAATCATTTAGGTATATTTATTTCTTCCTTAAGCCAAAGTCAAGACTACTTACTGAATCTGATGGATAACATAGAAAATGAAATAGAAAATTTTCAAGGATTAGAAGTTGAAGAAGATGATTATATAATATTTTAG
- a CDS encoding transaldolase family protein, with the protein MPATEEGLYAVKLLKNTEVKVNVTLVFNAFQALQAARMGAYYISPFVGWREERGETNINYIADIVNAVHNYNFKSQVLVAAVRNAKQITEAINAKADIITAGFEVYKTAFQTPYTSMGLEIFSQAWDSIKK; encoded by the coding sequence ATACCAGCAACAGAAGAAGGGTTATATGCTGTAAAATTATTAAAAAATACGGAGGTTAAAGTTAATGTTACTCTCGTTTTCAATGCTTTTCAAGCTTTACAAGCCGCTCGAATGGGAGCTTATTATATTAGCCCGTTTGTAGGATGGCGAGAAGAAAGAGGAGAAACTAATATAAACTACATAGCAGATATAGTAAACGCTGTTCATAATTATAACTTCAAATCACAAGTATTGGTAGCTGCTGTAAGAAATGCCAAACAAATTACAGAAGCTATAAACGCTAAAGCTGACATTATTACCGCTGGATTTGAGGTATATAAAACAGCCTTTCAAACTCCATATACTTCAATGGGGTTAGAAATATTTTCTCAAGCATGGGACTCAATAAAAAAGTAG
- a CDS encoding FadR/GntR family transcriptional regulator: protein MIESTGNNGKSKEVIEDILNQISNSKLKIGDKLPSERILSKKYGVSRIVIREVISYLKAINVVESVQGSGNYIKNNYNSSIDLTFPDYEVEDLIESRKILERSIAYLVFKYLDQKLITEMEEICTRFNTAIQNKDLEGVLEEDYKFHNLYARYSKNSIIEHFLNNLTSFIHQKVWRIMKKDYLFTNTYNRKTLENHENILKALKEKDLNKLLNSIDLHYDTIIEGLKN, encoded by the coding sequence ATGATTGAAAGCACAGGAAATAATGGAAAAAGTAAGGAAGTTATCGAAGATATATTAAATCAAATATCAAACTCTAAATTAAAAATAGGAGATAAACTTCCTTCTGAAAGAATTCTTTCTAAAAAATACGGGGTATCTAGAATCGTAATTAGAGAAGTTATTAGCTATTTAAAAGCTATTAATGTAGTAGAAAGTGTTCAGGGAAGTGGAAATTATATAAAGAATAATTATAATAGTTCTATAGATCTAACTTTTCCTGACTACGAAGTCGAAGATTTAATAGAGAGTCGAAAAATATTGGAAAGATCTATAGCTTATTTGGTATTTAAATATTTAGATCAGAAATTAATAACTGAAATGGAAGAAATATGCACAAGATTTAATACAGCGATACAAAACAAAGATTTGGAAGGGGTTTTGGAGGAAGATTATAAGTTTCACAATCTATATGCGAGATATTCTAAGAATTCAATAATTGAACACTTTTTAAATAACCTTACAAGTTTTATTCATCAGAAGGTATGGAGAATTATGAAAAAAGATTATCTTTTCACAAACACTTACAATAGAAAAACTCTAGAAAATCACGAAAATATCTTAAAAGCTCTAAAAGAAAAAGATTTAAACAAACTTTTAAATTCTATTGATTTACATTATGATACTATTATAGAAGGCCTAAAAAATTAA
- a CDS encoding cob(I)yrinic acid a,c-diamide adenosyltransferase: MSITTKTGDKGETSLWSGERISKDSIRVEAYGTIDELNSFISEASHYLKSSESKKILKEVQNDLFKVAGQLASKSRNYIHPVSEEDVQRITKYIENFEKRINLKGFVIPGKTLQSSKLDVCRAITRRAERRIITLDKNEKVSEQLKKYMNRLSDLLFILARLEEYLVDSIEYKKW, translated from the coding sequence ATGTCAATAACAACAAAAACTGGAGACAAGGGAGAAACATCATTATGGAGTGGAGAACGCATTTCAAAAGATTCTATTAGAGTAGAAGCGTATGGAACTATAGATGAATTAAATTCATTTATTTCTGAAGCTTCTCATTATTTAAAATCTTCGGAATCAAAAAAAATATTAAAAGAAGTACAAAACGATCTTTTTAAAGTTGCAGGACAGTTAGCTTCAAAAAGTAGAAATTATATACACCCTGTTAGCGAAGAAGATGTTCAAAGAATTACAAAATACATAGAAAACTTTGAAAAAAGAATAAATCTAAAAGGATTCGTAATCCCAGGAAAAACTTTACAATCTTCAAAGTTGGATGTATGCAGAGCTATTACAAGAAGAGCAGAGAGAAGAATAATAACTTTGGATAAAAATGAAAAAGTATCAGAGCAGTTGAAAAAATATATGAACAGACTTTCTGATTTGTTATTCATATTGGCTCGTCTAGAAGAGTATCTTGTAGATTCCATTGAATATAAAAAGTGGTAA
- a CDS encoding transaldolase family protein yields the protein MKLFLDSAKLDEIKYAIEKWGIEGVTSNPKHIKNSGRSMEYFMDEVKKIVESTEITVSVEVNPHLIKAEDMAEEAKKNCCYF from the coding sequence ATGAAACTTTTTTTAGACAGTGCGAAATTAGATGAAATAAAATACGCTATTGAAAAATGGGGCATTGAAGGAGTCACCAGTAATCCAAAGCACATTAAAAACTCAGGAAGATCTATGGAATATTTTATGGACGAAGTAAAAAAGATAGTAGAATCAACAGAAATTACAGTAAGTGTTGAGGTAAATCCCCATCTAATTAAAGCAGAAGATATGGCAGAAGAAGCAAAAAAAAATTGCTGCTATTTCTAA
- a CDS encoding carbohydrate ABC transporter permease, with the protein MATKGRKRIGGKSPVLYFILPALILVGVVLVYPILYAIGISFFNWPLVDEASRGFIGISNYVSIFQDAEFWNSLFLQMGFIFIAIPIELIIGFFVAILLNREFKGVGLIRSLLLLPIFVLPVLSGLTWRLMLQPGYGAISFLLTTLGFPETALLANPGTAYAAVIIQDIWRMWPFMFMFIYSGLINIPNSLIEAANLDGARFWDKVIKIIIPLLRPTITTALLLRLIDALRIFSEVFVMTGGGPGNSTTLLSLYIHKQAFRYFNIGYASAMGVVLIIISLIIANFLVRRNMEY; encoded by the coding sequence ATGGCTACTAAGGGCAGAAAAAGGATAGGGGGGAAATCCCCTGTCCTTTATTTTATATTACCTGCTTTGATATTAGTCGGTGTAGTTTTAGTTTATCCAATACTCTACGCTATAGGGATATCTTTTTTTAACTGGCCTCTAGTTGATGAAGCTTCTAGAGGATTTATAGGAATTTCTAATTATGTTAGCATATTCCAAGATGCTGAATTTTGGAATTCTTTATTTTTGCAGATGGGATTTATTTTCATTGCAATACCTATAGAATTAATTATTGGTTTCTTCGTTGCCATACTTTTAAATCGAGAATTCAAGGGAGTAGGGTTAATACGTTCCCTTTTGTTGCTGCCAATTTTTGTCTTACCGGTTTTATCAGGTTTAACCTGGAGATTGATGCTTCAACCGGGATACGGAGCTATAAGCTTTCTTTTAACGACTTTAGGTTTTCCTGAAACTGCTTTGTTAGCTAATCCTGGAACCGCGTATGCTGCTGTTATTATTCAGGATATTTGGAGAATGTGGCCTTTCATGTTTATGTTTATATATTCTGGATTAATTAATATTCCCAATTCTTTAATAGAAGCGGCTAATTTAGATGGAGCAAGATTTTGGGATAAAGTTATCAAAATTATCATTCCTTTATTGAGGCCAACTATTACAACCGCTTTATTGTTAAGACTTATTGATGCCTTACGTATATTTTCAGAAGTTTTTGTAATGACTGGGGGAGGCCCAGGTAATTCTACAACCTTATTATCTCTGTATATTCACAAACAAGCTTTTCGATATTTTAACATTGGTTATGCTTCGGCGATGGGAGTTGTTTTAATTATAATAAGTTTAATCATTGCAAACTTCTTAGTTAGAAGAAATATGGAGTATTGA
- a CDS encoding carbohydrate ABC transporter permease: MKKRNFKKNFLIILSIIILIIELFPIAIIIMNSFKRDIDIWSANPFSFKPTLDSYKKIFQRNDVLLGIRNSLIVSILSTSFSLIVGSMASYAIARFKFRYSKALSYSFLISRMIPQISLSIPLFMMFRSLGLTDTLIALIFAHMSFNIPYIIWVLLPFFSSVPLEYEEAALVDGCNRKMVFWRIFLPLVRPGLVVAAVFAFIMSWNEFLYALVLTSSQAKTAPVVINGFMGQYAPQWGQLAAAGTFMLIPIFVITLAFQRFLIGGISGGIKG; the protein is encoded by the coding sequence ATGAAGAAAAGAAATTTCAAAAAGAATTTCCTGATAATATTATCGATAATTATCTTAATAATTGAACTCTTTCCAATTGCAATTATAATAATGAATAGTTTTAAAAGAGATATTGACATTTGGTCCGCAAATCCTTTTAGTTTTAAGCCTACATTAGATAGTTATAAGAAGATTTTTCAGAGAAATGATGTCCTCTTGGGTATTCGAAATAGTCTCATAGTCAGTATATTATCCACGTCTTTTTCATTGATAGTAGGATCCATGGCTTCATACGCAATAGCACGTTTCAAATTCAGATATAGTAAGGCTTTATCATACTCTTTTCTTATTTCAAGAATGATTCCCCAAATTTCTCTATCTATTCCTTTGTTTATGATGTTTAGATCTTTAGGATTGACAGATACTTTAATCGCTTTAATTTTTGCACATATGAGTTTCAATATTCCTTATATTATATGGGTTCTTTTGCCGTTTTTTTCAAGCGTACCTTTGGAATATGAAGAGGCCGCTTTAGTTGATGGTTGCAATAGAAAGATGGTCTTTTGGAGAATTTTTTTACCCTTAGTTAGACCGGGGTTAGTAGTTGCTGCTGTTTTTGCATTCATCATGTCTTGGAATGAATTTTTGTATGCTTTAGTTTTAACAAGTTCTCAAGCAAAAACTGCCCCAGTAGTTATAAATGGTTTTATGGGTCAATATGCGCCACAGTGGGGACAGTTAGCTGCAGCTGGAACATTTATGCTGATTCCAATATTTGTTATTACTCTTGCTTTCCAAAGATTTTTGATAGGAGGTATAAGTGGAGGAATAAAAGGATGA
- a CDS encoding extracellular solute-binding protein, with amino-acid sequence MKKGTIFLILVSLIVSNFLFGQPYKGTTIRVLVWDDALTVAVDSMIKEFEQETGIKVIFERLPSGSILEKTAVSVSSNRTDYDLVSVDEPFVPQFGNLFTPYSQWPQGKVYKKVDLENDLISGVAEGSYWNGEYRGLPINGNVYVWMTRNDIVTNYKYKEEFKQSYGYELNVPQTFEQLLDISEFLSTKGIYGFAPFTKNTEGATCEAILMFESYGTSVLKPVGENDFEVVLDKEKAVEAMNMYKALCEFAPPGWQDMGHSERIAAFNQGKVFSMFQWPAIVPDHEDPDQSLVYGRIHYSAPPAGTSRRAPIRGTWMLGIPNASKNKEAAAEFAYWWSSYEAGKELVKAGMTPARRDLLLAPEFVSEKPYFLGIFESMNYSVSRPRFEHYAEVSDVIKVNWLAGVTGRVTPETAVDNMIREVNGVLAKYGY; translated from the coding sequence GTGAAAAAAGGAACTATTTTTCTAATATTAGTATCTTTGATTGTTAGTAATTTTCTGTTTGGTCAACCCTACAAGGGAACCACGATAAGGGTTCTTGTTTGGGATGATGCTTTAACTGTTGCTGTAGATTCTATGATTAAAGAATTTGAACAAGAAACGGGTATAAAAGTAATTTTTGAAAGACTTCCTAGTGGGTCGATTCTTGAAAAAACAGCTGTTTCTGTGTCAAGTAACAGAACAGACTATGATCTTGTATCGGTAGACGAACCGTTTGTACCACAATTTGGAAATCTCTTTACACCATATTCTCAATGGCCTCAAGGAAAAGTTTATAAAAAAGTTGATTTAGAAAATGATTTAATTTCAGGTGTTGCCGAAGGATCTTATTGGAATGGCGAATACCGAGGATTACCTATAAACGGAAATGTATATGTATGGATGACTCGAAATGATATTGTAACAAACTACAAGTACAAGGAAGAATTCAAACAATCTTACGGTTATGAATTGAATGTTCCACAGACTTTTGAACAATTGCTAGATATCAGTGAATTTTTGTCCACAAAAGGTATTTATGGATTTGCTCCTTTTACAAAGAATACAGAAGGAGCCACATGCGAAGCAATTTTAATGTTTGAATCCTACGGAACAAGTGTATTAAAACCAGTGGGAGAAAATGATTTTGAAGTAGTTTTAGATAAAGAAAAAGCTGTTGAAGCCATGAACATGTATAAAGCACTGTGTGAATTCGCCCCTCCTGGTTGGCAAGATATGGGTCATTCAGAAAGGATAGCAGCTTTTAATCAAGGTAAAGTTTTTTCGATGTTCCAATGGCCAGCGATTGTACCGGATCATGAAGATCCAGATCAATCACTCGTTTATGGAAGAATTCATTATAGCGCACCACCAGCTGGAACATCAAGAAGAGCTCCAATAAGAGGGACATGGATGTTGGGAATACCGAATGCTTCAAAAAACAAAGAAGCTGCAGCTGAATTCGCTTACTGGTGGTCTTCCTATGAAGCCGGAAAAGAGTTAGTAAAAGCTGGAATGACCCCTGCAAGAAGAGATCTTTTATTGGCTCCAGAATTCGTTTCTGAGAAACCTTATTTTCTTGGAATTTTTGAATCAATGAATTATTCAGTTTCAAGGCCAAGATTCGAACATTATGCAGAAGTTTCTGATGTAATAAAAGTTAATTGGTTAGCTGGTGTAACAGGAAGGGTTACTCCAGAAACAGCTGTAGATAATATGATAAGAGAAGTTAATGGGGTGCTCGCAAAATATGGCTACTAA
- the yqeK gene encoding bis(5'-nucleosyl)-tetraphosphatase (symmetrical) YqeK: MKSKKRLEHIYSVVEFSKTLANIHSLSKEKMTIAALSHDLFRDVKTDKLIKISHIYGITLDQFDKIKPILLHGKIGAEFLRRKYKIDDEIYQAVYYHTSGYEHMKKIGKALVISDSAADGRDYDGLEELRKISFSSLDEGYKLVIKNKINYALLKNRFILEQTVKTWNKMCRVE, encoded by the coding sequence ATTAAATCAAAAAAAAGATTAGAACATATATACAGCGTAGTAGAATTTTCAAAAACGCTTGCAAATATTCATTCATTATCAAAAGAAAAAATGACTATAGCCGCATTGAGCCATGATTTATTTAGAGATGTAAAAACAGATAAATTGATTAAAATTTCTCATATTTATGGAATAACACTCGATCAGTTTGATAAAATAAAACCTATACTTTTGCACGGTAAGATTGGTGCTGAATTCTTAAGAAGAAAATATAAAATTGATGATGAGATATATCAAGCAGTTTATTATCATACGAGTGGATACGAACATATGAAAAAAATTGGAAAAGCGTTGGTAATATCTGACTCAGCAGCAGATGGAAGGGATTATGATGGTTTAGAAGAACTAAGAAAAATTTCTTTTTCATCACTAGATGAAGGCTATAAATTAGTAATAAAAAACAAGATTAATTACGCCTTATTAAAAAACAGATTTATATTGGAACAAACGGTAAAAACATGGAACAAAATGTGTAGAGTAGAGTAA
- a CDS encoding peptidoglycan DD-metalloendopeptidase family protein, whose product MILMISIVSFSNYSMIEHLVQNGDTLYSISQKYNVSITTILDWNTDLNPQSLKIGNKIHIPQPDGYLYEVKKGDNLTYIAKMFFTSVPDIVRANNLDSTTIYVGQKLFIPKNIVGKGFNNEANIIWPVYGSISSLYGWRIHPITHEYSLHNGIDLAANVGTPIFAASSGIVQFVGENGGYGLMVEIKSNNISYVYGHLSQINVYPGQYVEKGELIARVGNSGLSTGPHLHFEVRNNNKTSDPLAYLPSSNRIYVLDNRENAYGLGGN is encoded by the coding sequence ATGATTTTGATGATTTCTATTGTTTCGTTTTCTAATTATTCAATGATTGAGCACCTAGTTCAAAACGGCGACACTCTTTATAGTATTTCTCAGAAATACAATGTATCAATTACCACTATCCTTGACTGGAATACTGATTTGAACCCTCAAAGTTTGAAAATTGGAAACAAAATACATATCCCGCAGCCAGATGGTTACTTATATGAAGTAAAAAAAGGTGATAATTTAACTTATATAGCGAAAATGTTTTTCACAAGTGTACCCGACATAGTTAGAGCTAATAATCTAGATTCTACAACAATTTATGTAGGTCAAAAGCTTTTTATTCCAAAAAATATTGTAGGCAAGGGTTTTAATAATGAAGCAAATATAATATGGCCAGTTTATGGTTCTATTTCTTCATTATACGGTTGGAGAATTCATCCAATAACTCACGAGTATTCTTTGCATAATGGGATAGATTTGGCAGCTAATGTAGGAACACCTATTTTTGCTGCTTCTTCTGGAATCGTACAGTTTGTAGGTGAAAATGGTGGATATGGTTTGATGGTAGAAATAAAATCCAACAATATCAGTTATGTTTATGGACATCTTTCACAAATCAACGTTTACCCAGGCCAGTATGTAGAAAAAGGCGAGTTAATTGCAAGAGTAGGCAATTCAGGTTTAAGTACGGGACCACATCTTCATTTTGAAGTTAGAAACAATAATAAAACATCTGATCCATTAGCATATCTTCCCTCTAGCAATAGAATATATGTTTTGGATAATAGAGAAAATGCTTATGGTTTAGGAGGAAATTAA
- a CDS encoding UxaA family hydrolase, whose protein sequence is MKDKILAYKRENGKVGVRNHVLIIPVDDISNSAALAVENIIQGTLAIPHHYGRLQFGKDLDLFFKTMIGTGSNPNVAAAIVVGIEPNWTNKIAEGIAQTGKPVEAFYIEKNGELKTIEKMSRSALKLVQYATSLKKEWVDFSEITISLKCGESDTTSGLASNRVVGRFVENFLQNNGTILFGETTELTGAEHIIAERFKKKEDKEKFMRIFNEYQELIESQEVDLLGSQPTQGNIEGGLSTIEEKALGNIQKIGKAQIDSALDYGEVPVGKGLHFMNTSSAAAEAVTLFAAAGAVIHLFPTGQGNIIGNPVIPVLKITANPKTAKNMAEHIDLDVSGLLKLEGSLNDHADNLWGKIIETADGKFVMAEMLKHREFVLTKLYPSA, encoded by the coding sequence ATGAAGGATAAAATTTTAGCATATAAAAGAGAAAATGGAAAAGTTGGTGTGAGAAATCATGTTCTAATTATTCCCGTAGATGATATTTCTAATTCCGCAGCTTTAGCAGTGGAAAACATAATTCAAGGTACTTTAGCAATTCCACACCATTACGGCAGACTTCAATTTGGGAAAGATTTAGATCTATTTTTTAAAACCATGATTGGTACCGGAAGTAATCCTAATGTTGCTGCTGCAATAGTAGTAGGAATAGAACCAAACTGGACAAACAAAATAGCGGAAGGGATTGCTCAAACAGGTAAACCTGTAGAGGCTTTTTATATTGAGAAAAATGGCGAACTAAAAACCATTGAAAAGATGTCAAGATCTGCATTAAAATTGGTTCAATACGCAACTAGTCTAAAAAAAGAATGGGTTGATTTTTCTGAAATAACAATTAGTTTAAAATGCGGAGAATCGGATACAACATCAGGCTTAGCTTCAAATAGAGTTGTGGGAAGATTTGTAGAAAACTTTTTACAGAATAATGGCACTATATTATTTGGTGAAACAACCGAATTAACTGGTGCCGAACACATTATAGCTGAGAGATTTAAAAAGAAAGAAGATAAAGAAAAATTCATGAGAATTTTCAATGAATATCAAGAGTTAATAGAATCTCAAGAAGTAGATTTGCTTGGATCTCAGCCAACTCAAGGAAATATTGAAGGTGGATTAAGCACAATTGAAGAAAAGGCTTTAGGAAACATACAAAAAATAGGGAAAGCACAAATAGATAGTGCTTTAGACTACGGTGAAGTCCCTGTTGGAAAAGGATTACATTTTATGAATACTTCTTCTGCAGCCGCTGAAGCTGTAACATTGTTTGCTGCTGCTGGTGCTGTTATTCACTTATTTCCTACAGGTCAAGGTAATATTATTGGAAATCCTGTTATTCCAGTTTTAAAAATTACCGCGAATCCTAAAACTGCGAAGAACATGGCTGAACACATAGACTTAGATGTTTCAGGGTTACTAAAATTAGAAGGATCTCTAAACGATCATGCGGATAATTTATGGGGAAAAATAATTGAAACTGCTGATGGGAAATTCGTAATGGCAGAAATGCTTAAACATCGAGAGTTTGTTCTCACAAAATTATATCCAAGTGCGTGA